From Camelus ferus isolate YT-003-E chromosome 15, BCGSAC_Cfer_1.0, whole genome shotgun sequence, the proteins below share one genomic window:
- the LOC116668869 gene encoding translation initiation factor IF-2-like, with protein MAFFLPPHSPAAPLPSRRASRPRLGYPARAQAPGRGVPRRTRPRPPPRHSQHLHTLRGLGPRGRPGDRGSGGLVAVLCSPRGPGLTLRAFLPQPGSRRAPRSRRPEGTGKKRHRPRPPLPCPRQRSRSRTVAALPTSIHLCAHAEMQHPKKKKKKKKKFKIGKGCPHPMRRENGRDLSALSAGRPWAAVTETRNPGRERGPPPTSHQAQDTDRALVTRSSPSLPLPACSLNLSAPPRSQPGWVGRGDGSRGGKKGNGGGEEKEGRENPPPWFLITSERRKGENEIGLPMEHFQPKPPKCGILLRHLPPVHTRALSLNALRQQNRQYDFHRDYWRCEFLSVPADLLKLSRYRLPAQKKKKKKKTGNDVDSALSLLCHHLLQNMQMVCTLFRLYCTK; from the coding sequence ATGGCTTTCTTCCTCCCGCCGCACAGCCCGGCGGCTCCCCTCCCCAGCCGGCGGGCCTCCCGGCCCCGGCTCGGGTATCCCGCGcgggcccaggccccagggcgGGGTGTACCGAGGCGCACACGGCCAAGGCCGCCTCCCAGGCACTCTCAGCACCTCCATACCCTTCGGGGGCTCGGCCCGCGTGGACGCCCCGGGGACCGCGGCTCCGGTGGCCTAGTGGCCGTGCTATGTTCCCCCCGCGGACCTGGGCTAACTCTCCGCGCCTTCCTTCCGCAGCCTGGGAGCCGCCGCGCCCCGCGCTCCCGCCGCCCCGAGGgcacagggaagaaaagacacCGGCCACGAccacctctcccctgccccaggcagcgCTCGAGATCGAGAACTGTGGCCGCGCTTCCCACCAGCATCCACCTCTGCGCACACGCGGAGATGcagcatccaaaaaaaaaaaaaaaaaaaaaaaaaaaattcaaaattggaAAAGGCTGTCCCCATCCAATGAGGAGGGAGAACGGCAGGGATCTTAGCGCCCTCAGCGCTGGCCGCCCTTGGGCGGCTGTCACCGAGACGCGCAACCCAGGCAGAGAACGCggaccaccccccacctcccaccaagcCCAGGACACTGACCGCGCGCTGGTCACCCGGTCCTCGCCGAGCCTGCCCCTCCCGGCCTGCTCCCTGAACCTCTCCGCGCCGCCCCGAAGCCAGCCAggatgggtggggagaggggacgggAGTCGAGGAGGTAAGAaaggaaatgggggtggggaggaaaaggaaggcagagagaatcCTCCTCCTTGGTTTTTAATAACTAgcgagagaaggaagggagaaaacgAAATCGGCCTGCCCATGGAGCACTTTCAGCCTAAGCCCCCTAAATGTGGAATTCTCTTACGCCACCTCCCACCGGTGCACACAAGGGCCTTGTCACTGAATGCGCTGCGACAACAGAACCGCCAGTACGACTTCCATAGAGACTATTGGCGATGCGAGTTTCTATCAGTTCCAGCTGATTTATTAAAATTGTCAAGATACAGACTtccagcacaaaaaaaaaaaaaaaaaaaaaaaacaggcaatgATGTCGACAGTGCATTGAGTCTGCTTTGCCACCATTTGCTACAAAATATGCAGATGGTCTGTACTTTATTTAGATTATATTGCACAAAATGA